Proteins from a single region of Bos javanicus breed banteng chromosome 7, ARS-OSU_banteng_1.0, whole genome shotgun sequence:
- the TLE6 gene encoding transducin-like enhancer protein 6 isoform X3, whose amino-acid sequence MAHPEANLPARNYQEALDRLKQHFPRFPTHLATQVDLAYGLVLKIQQGIQEHLKQAENFLQMMETCSQSLGFQLGENQGSQPSLSEQPSQDPQHPGATPPQTSSFQDLDFEDVLVMRSSDWFQRSPRVNSDTVRQRDTQPCWDLEPQFSQDILTEQLWEIFAGTQDQGEHPRHRMTDQVPGHESQEPGPRYLGVKMLPKDTLVFLPPTPSPSSSEGSREGSPSLGAVGQEMLSHMAQELARKTYQFLKPICWDLEDFENTWNRPDALPWQSRKLAVPHRVEKMRRLEHGEPVLATAISSFTRHAFTCSRGGVKVWSLVGQVMKARFPESFLRVETPGAYLRTCLLFSNSTTLLTGGHNLAGVSLWDLTAPSLRVRAELPCAGLTCQALAASPEDSLAFAGFTNGSVRIWDLRDWSVVRDLPGHPNGAKSIAVKDQHVWTGGLDACLRCWDLRATGEPQEYQFESQIMSLSPSPHEDWVLVGTANGQQWLQPSLGGQKRMVGCKDGTILELKFSPVGQWWVSVGTDNLVSIFSMPAGTLALQD is encoded by the exons ATG GCGCATCCTGAGGCCAACCTTCCAGCCCGGAACTATCAGGAAGCCCTGGATCGGCTCAAGCAGCATTTCCCCAG GTTCCCCACTCACTTGGCGACGCAGGTGGACCTCGCTTACGGCttg GTCCTGAAAATCCAGCAGGGGATCCAGGAGCATCTCAAGCAG GCAGAAAACTTCCTACAGATGATGGAGACCTGCAGCCAATCCCTAGGCTTCCAGCTCGGAGAG AACCAGGGGAGCCAGCCCTCCCTCAGTGAGCAACCCAGCCAGGACCCCCAGCACCCAGGGGCCACGCCCCCACAGACCTCCAGTTTCCAGGATCTAGACTTCGAAGACGTCCTGGTCATGAGGTCATCTGACTGGTTCCAGCGATCCCCCAGAGTGAACAGTGACACAGTCCGCCAGCGAGACACGCAGCCGTGCTGGGACTTGGAGCCCCAGTTTTCACAGGATATTCTGACGGAGCAGCTCTGGGAGATTTTTGCTGGGACCCAGGACCAGGGAGAGCACCCAAGACACAGGA TGACAGACCAGGTGCCAGGCCAT GAGAGCCAGGAGCCAGGACCACGATACTTGGGAGTGAAAATGCTTCCCAAGGACACTCTGG TTTTCCTCCCACCCACGccctctcccagctcctctgAGGGCTCCCGAGAGGGAAGCCCAAGCCTGGGTGCTGTAGGACAGGAGATGCTCTCCCACATGGCCCAG GAGCTTGCCAGGAAGACCTATCAATTTCTGAAGCCCAT ATGCTGGGACCTTGAGGACTTTGAAAACACATGGAATAGGCCTGATGCCTTGCCTTGGCAGTCCAGGAAGCTGGCGGTTCCACACAGAGTGGAGAAGATGCGGAGACTAGAACATGGGGAGCCCGTGCTGGCCACGGCTATCAGCAGCTTCACCCGGCACGCCTTCACCTGCAGCAGGGGTGGCGTCAAggtgtggagcctggtgggccaggtGATGAAGGCCAGGTTTCCAGAGAGCTTCTTGAGAGTAGAG ACACCAGGGGCCTACCTGCGCACCTGCCTGCTGTTCTCAAACAGCACAACCCTGCTCACGGGCGGCCACAACCTGGCTGGTGTGAGCCTGTGGGACCTGACGGCGCCTTCCCTGCGCGTGAGAGCCGAACTGCCCTGCGCGGGCCTCACCTGCCAGGCCCTGGCTGCCAGCCCCGAGGACAGCCTGGCTTTTGCTGGCTTCACCAATGGCAGCGTCAGGATCTGGGACCTGCGGGACTGGAGTGTGGTCAG GGACCTGCCTGGACATCCGAACGGTGCCAAGAGCATTGCTGTTAAAGACCAGCACGTCTGGACGGGGGGTCTGGATGCCTGCCTGCGGTGCTGGGATCTGAGGGCCACTGGGGAGCCCCAAGAATACCAGTTTGAATCTCAG ATAATGAGCCTGTCCCCCAGCCCCCATGAGGACTGGGTGCTGGTGGGCACGGCCAATGGCCAGCAGTGGCTGCAGCCCAGCCTCGGGGGCCAGAAGCGCATGGTGGGGTGTAAGGACGGCACCATCCTTGAACTCAAGTTCTCCCCTGTGG GCCAGTGGTGGGTGAGTGTGGGGACAGACAACCTGGTCAGCATCTTCAGCATGCCCGCGGGGACCCTGGCGCTCCAG GACTGA
- the TLE6 gene encoding transducin-like enhancer protein 6 isoform X5 — MMETCSQSLGFQLGENQGSQPSLSEQPSQDPQHPGATPPQTSSFQDLDFEDVLVMRSSDWFQRSPRVNSDTVRQRDTQPCWDLEPQFSQDILTEQLWEIFAGTQDQGEHPRHRMTDQVPGHESQEPGPRYLGVKMLPKDTLVFLPPTPSPSSSEGSREGSPSLGAVGQEMLSHMAQELARKTYQFLKPICWDLEDFENTWNRPDALPWQSRKLAVPHRVEKMRRLEHGEPVLATAISSFTRHAFTCSRGGVKVWSLVGQVMKARFPESFLRVETPGAYLRTCLLFSNSTTLLTGGHNLAGVSLWDLTAPSLRVRAELPCAGLTCQALAASPEDSLAFAGFTNGSVRIWDLRDWSVVRDLPGHPNGAKSIAVKDQHVWTGGLDACLRCWDLRATGEPQEYQFESQIMSLSPSPHEDWVLVGTANGQQWLQPSLGGQKRMVGCKDGTILELKFSPVGQWWVSVGTDNLVSIFSMPAGTLALQVPERSSVMCCDVSPSNHLIVTGCRDHASVYQLTY, encoded by the exons ATGATGGAGACCTGCAGCCAATCCCTAGGCTTCCAGCTCGGAGAG AACCAGGGGAGCCAGCCCTCCCTCAGTGAGCAACCCAGCCAGGACCCCCAGCACCCAGGGGCCACGCCCCCACAGACCTCCAGTTTCCAGGATCTAGACTTCGAAGACGTCCTGGTCATGAGGTCATCTGACTGGTTCCAGCGATCCCCCAGAGTGAACAGTGACACAGTCCGCCAGCGAGACACGCAGCCGTGCTGGGACTTGGAGCCCCAGTTTTCACAGGATATTCTGACGGAGCAGCTCTGGGAGATTTTTGCTGGGACCCAGGACCAGGGAGAGCACCCAAGACACAGGA TGACAGACCAGGTGCCAGGCCAT GAGAGCCAGGAGCCAGGACCACGATACTTGGGAGTGAAAATGCTTCCCAAGGACACTCTGG TTTTCCTCCCACCCACGccctctcccagctcctctgAGGGCTCCCGAGAGGGAAGCCCAAGCCTGGGTGCTGTAGGACAGGAGATGCTCTCCCACATGGCCCAG GAGCTTGCCAGGAAGACCTATCAATTTCTGAAGCCCAT ATGCTGGGACCTTGAGGACTTTGAAAACACATGGAATAGGCCTGATGCCTTGCCTTGGCAGTCCAGGAAGCTGGCGGTTCCACACAGAGTGGAGAAGATGCGGAGACTAGAACATGGGGAGCCCGTGCTGGCCACGGCTATCAGCAGCTTCACCCGGCACGCCTTCACCTGCAGCAGGGGTGGCGTCAAggtgtggagcctggtgggccaggtGATGAAGGCCAGGTTTCCAGAGAGCTTCTTGAGAGTAGAG ACACCAGGGGCCTACCTGCGCACCTGCCTGCTGTTCTCAAACAGCACAACCCTGCTCACGGGCGGCCACAACCTGGCTGGTGTGAGCCTGTGGGACCTGACGGCGCCTTCCCTGCGCGTGAGAGCCGAACTGCCCTGCGCGGGCCTCACCTGCCAGGCCCTGGCTGCCAGCCCCGAGGACAGCCTGGCTTTTGCTGGCTTCACCAATGGCAGCGTCAGGATCTGGGACCTGCGGGACTGGAGTGTGGTCAG GGACCTGCCTGGACATCCGAACGGTGCCAAGAGCATTGCTGTTAAAGACCAGCACGTCTGGACGGGGGGTCTGGATGCCTGCCTGCGGTGCTGGGATCTGAGGGCCACTGGGGAGCCCCAAGAATACCAGTTTGAATCTCAG ATAATGAGCCTGTCCCCCAGCCCCCATGAGGACTGGGTGCTGGTGGGCACGGCCAATGGCCAGCAGTGGCTGCAGCCCAGCCTCGGGGGCCAGAAGCGCATGGTGGGGTGTAAGGACGGCACCATCCTTGAACTCAAGTTCTCCCCTGTGG GCCAGTGGTGGGTGAGTGTGGGGACAGACAACCTGGTCAGCATCTTCAGCATGCCCGCGGGGACCCTGGCGCTCCAG GTGCCCGAGAGATCCTCTGTCATGTGCTGTGACGTGTCCCCCAGCAACCACCTGATCGTCACAGGGTGCAGGGACCACGCCTCTGTGTACCAGCTCACATACTGA
- the TLE6 gene encoding transducin-like enhancer protein 6 isoform X1, with product MAHPEANLPARNYQEALDRLKQHFPRFPTHLATQVDLAYGLVLKIQQGIQEHLKQAENFLQMMETCSQSLGFQLGENQGSQPSLSEQPSQDPQHPGATPPQTSSFQDLDFEDVLVMRSSDWFQRSPRVNSDTVRQRDTQPCWDLEPQFSQDILTEQLWEIFAGTQDQGEHPRHRMTDQVPGHESQEPGPRYLGVKMLPKDTLVFLPPTPSPSSSEGSREGSPSLGAVGQEMLSHMAQELARKTYQFLKPICWDLEDFENTWNRPDALPWQSRKLAVPHRVEKMRRLEHGEPVLATAISSFTRHAFTCSRGGVKVWSLVGQVMKARFPESFLRVETPGAYLRTCLLFSNSTTLLTGGHNLAGVSLWDLTAPSLRVRAELPCAGLTCQALAASPEDSLAFAGFTNGSVRIWDLRDWSVVRDLPGHPNGAKSIAVKDQHVWTGGLDACLRCWDLRATGEPQEYQFESQIMSLSPSPHEDWVLVGTANGQQWLQPSLGGQKRMVGCKDGTILELKFSPVGQWWVSVGTDNLVSIFSMPAGTLALQVPERSSVMCCDVSPSNHLIVTGCRDHASVYQLTY from the exons ATG GCGCATCCTGAGGCCAACCTTCCAGCCCGGAACTATCAGGAAGCCCTGGATCGGCTCAAGCAGCATTTCCCCAG GTTCCCCACTCACTTGGCGACGCAGGTGGACCTCGCTTACGGCttg GTCCTGAAAATCCAGCAGGGGATCCAGGAGCATCTCAAGCAG GCAGAAAACTTCCTACAGATGATGGAGACCTGCAGCCAATCCCTAGGCTTCCAGCTCGGAGAG AACCAGGGGAGCCAGCCCTCCCTCAGTGAGCAACCCAGCCAGGACCCCCAGCACCCAGGGGCCACGCCCCCACAGACCTCCAGTTTCCAGGATCTAGACTTCGAAGACGTCCTGGTCATGAGGTCATCTGACTGGTTCCAGCGATCCCCCAGAGTGAACAGTGACACAGTCCGCCAGCGAGACACGCAGCCGTGCTGGGACTTGGAGCCCCAGTTTTCACAGGATATTCTGACGGAGCAGCTCTGGGAGATTTTTGCTGGGACCCAGGACCAGGGAGAGCACCCAAGACACAGGA TGACAGACCAGGTGCCAGGCCAT GAGAGCCAGGAGCCAGGACCACGATACTTGGGAGTGAAAATGCTTCCCAAGGACACTCTGG TTTTCCTCCCACCCACGccctctcccagctcctctgAGGGCTCCCGAGAGGGAAGCCCAAGCCTGGGTGCTGTAGGACAGGAGATGCTCTCCCACATGGCCCAG GAGCTTGCCAGGAAGACCTATCAATTTCTGAAGCCCAT ATGCTGGGACCTTGAGGACTTTGAAAACACATGGAATAGGCCTGATGCCTTGCCTTGGCAGTCCAGGAAGCTGGCGGTTCCACACAGAGTGGAGAAGATGCGGAGACTAGAACATGGGGAGCCCGTGCTGGCCACGGCTATCAGCAGCTTCACCCGGCACGCCTTCACCTGCAGCAGGGGTGGCGTCAAggtgtggagcctggtgggccaggtGATGAAGGCCAGGTTTCCAGAGAGCTTCTTGAGAGTAGAG ACACCAGGGGCCTACCTGCGCACCTGCCTGCTGTTCTCAAACAGCACAACCCTGCTCACGGGCGGCCACAACCTGGCTGGTGTGAGCCTGTGGGACCTGACGGCGCCTTCCCTGCGCGTGAGAGCCGAACTGCCCTGCGCGGGCCTCACCTGCCAGGCCCTGGCTGCCAGCCCCGAGGACAGCCTGGCTTTTGCTGGCTTCACCAATGGCAGCGTCAGGATCTGGGACCTGCGGGACTGGAGTGTGGTCAG GGACCTGCCTGGACATCCGAACGGTGCCAAGAGCATTGCTGTTAAAGACCAGCACGTCTGGACGGGGGGTCTGGATGCCTGCCTGCGGTGCTGGGATCTGAGGGCCACTGGGGAGCCCCAAGAATACCAGTTTGAATCTCAG ATAATGAGCCTGTCCCCCAGCCCCCATGAGGACTGGGTGCTGGTGGGCACGGCCAATGGCCAGCAGTGGCTGCAGCCCAGCCTCGGGGGCCAGAAGCGCATGGTGGGGTGTAAGGACGGCACCATCCTTGAACTCAAGTTCTCCCCTGTGG GCCAGTGGTGGGTGAGTGTGGGGACAGACAACCTGGTCAGCATCTTCAGCATGCCCGCGGGGACCCTGGCGCTCCAG GTGCCCGAGAGATCCTCTGTCATGTGCTGTGACGTGTCCCCCAGCAACCACCTGATCGTCACAGGGTGCAGGGACCACGCCTCTGTGTACCAGCTCACATACTGA
- the TLE6 gene encoding transducin-like enhancer protein 6 isoform X4, producing MVLKIQQGIQEHLKQAENFLQMMETCSQSLGFQLGENQGSQPSLSEQPSQDPQHPGATPPQTSSFQDLDFEDVLVMRSSDWFQRSPRVNSDTVRQRDTQPCWDLEPQFSQDILTEQLWEIFAGTQDQGEHPRHRMTDQVPGHESQEPGPRYLGVKMLPKDTLVFLPPTPSPSSSEGSREGSPSLGAVGQEMLSHMAQELARKTYQFLKPICWDLEDFENTWNRPDALPWQSRKLAVPHRVEKMRRLEHGEPVLATAISSFTRHAFTCSRGGVKVWSLVGQVMKARFPESFLRVETPGAYLRTCLLFSNSTTLLTGGHNLAGVSLWDLTAPSLRVRAELPCAGLTCQALAASPEDSLAFAGFTNGSVRIWDLRDWSVVRDLPGHPNGAKSIAVKDQHVWTGGLDACLRCWDLRATGEPQEYQFESQIMSLSPSPHEDWVLVGTANGQQWLQPSLGGQKRMVGCKDGTILELKFSPVGQWWVSVGTDNLVSIFSMPAGTLALQVPERSSVMCCDVSPSNHLIVTGCRDHASVYQLTY from the exons ATG GTCCTGAAAATCCAGCAGGGGATCCAGGAGCATCTCAAGCAG GCAGAAAACTTCCTACAGATGATGGAGACCTGCAGCCAATCCCTAGGCTTCCAGCTCGGAGAG AACCAGGGGAGCCAGCCCTCCCTCAGTGAGCAACCCAGCCAGGACCCCCAGCACCCAGGGGCCACGCCCCCACAGACCTCCAGTTTCCAGGATCTAGACTTCGAAGACGTCCTGGTCATGAGGTCATCTGACTGGTTCCAGCGATCCCCCAGAGTGAACAGTGACACAGTCCGCCAGCGAGACACGCAGCCGTGCTGGGACTTGGAGCCCCAGTTTTCACAGGATATTCTGACGGAGCAGCTCTGGGAGATTTTTGCTGGGACCCAGGACCAGGGAGAGCACCCAAGACACAGGA TGACAGACCAGGTGCCAGGCCAT GAGAGCCAGGAGCCAGGACCACGATACTTGGGAGTGAAAATGCTTCCCAAGGACACTCTGG TTTTCCTCCCACCCACGccctctcccagctcctctgAGGGCTCCCGAGAGGGAAGCCCAAGCCTGGGTGCTGTAGGACAGGAGATGCTCTCCCACATGGCCCAG GAGCTTGCCAGGAAGACCTATCAATTTCTGAAGCCCAT ATGCTGGGACCTTGAGGACTTTGAAAACACATGGAATAGGCCTGATGCCTTGCCTTGGCAGTCCAGGAAGCTGGCGGTTCCACACAGAGTGGAGAAGATGCGGAGACTAGAACATGGGGAGCCCGTGCTGGCCACGGCTATCAGCAGCTTCACCCGGCACGCCTTCACCTGCAGCAGGGGTGGCGTCAAggtgtggagcctggtgggccaggtGATGAAGGCCAGGTTTCCAGAGAGCTTCTTGAGAGTAGAG ACACCAGGGGCCTACCTGCGCACCTGCCTGCTGTTCTCAAACAGCACAACCCTGCTCACGGGCGGCCACAACCTGGCTGGTGTGAGCCTGTGGGACCTGACGGCGCCTTCCCTGCGCGTGAGAGCCGAACTGCCCTGCGCGGGCCTCACCTGCCAGGCCCTGGCTGCCAGCCCCGAGGACAGCCTGGCTTTTGCTGGCTTCACCAATGGCAGCGTCAGGATCTGGGACCTGCGGGACTGGAGTGTGGTCAG GGACCTGCCTGGACATCCGAACGGTGCCAAGAGCATTGCTGTTAAAGACCAGCACGTCTGGACGGGGGGTCTGGATGCCTGCCTGCGGTGCTGGGATCTGAGGGCCACTGGGGAGCCCCAAGAATACCAGTTTGAATCTCAG ATAATGAGCCTGTCCCCCAGCCCCCATGAGGACTGGGTGCTGGTGGGCACGGCCAATGGCCAGCAGTGGCTGCAGCCCAGCCTCGGGGGCCAGAAGCGCATGGTGGGGTGTAAGGACGGCACCATCCTTGAACTCAAGTTCTCCCCTGTGG GCCAGTGGTGGGTGAGTGTGGGGACAGACAACCTGGTCAGCATCTTCAGCATGCCCGCGGGGACCCTGGCGCTCCAG GTGCCCGAGAGATCCTCTGTCATGTGCTGTGACGTGTCCCCCAGCAACCACCTGATCGTCACAGGGTGCAGGGACCACGCCTCTGTGTACCAGCTCACATACTGA
- the TLE6 gene encoding transducin-like enhancer protein 6 isoform X2, whose amino-acid sequence MAHPEANLPARNYQEALDRLKQHFPRFPTHLATQVDLAYGLVLKIQQGIQEHLKQAENFLQMMETCSQSLGFQLGENQGSQPSLSEQPSQDPQHPGATPPQTSSFQDLDFEDVLVMRSSDWFQRSPRVNSDTVRQRDTQPCWDLEPQFSQDILTEQLWEIFAGTQDQGEHPRHRIFLPPTPSPSSSEGSREGSPSLGAVGQEMLSHMAQELARKTYQFLKPICWDLEDFENTWNRPDALPWQSRKLAVPHRVEKMRRLEHGEPVLATAISSFTRHAFTCSRGGVKVWSLVGQVMKARFPESFLRVETPGAYLRTCLLFSNSTTLLTGGHNLAGVSLWDLTAPSLRVRAELPCAGLTCQALAASPEDSLAFAGFTNGSVRIWDLRDWSVVRDLPGHPNGAKSIAVKDQHVWTGGLDACLRCWDLRATGEPQEYQFESQIMSLSPSPHEDWVLVGTANGQQWLQPSLGGQKRMVGCKDGTILELKFSPVGQWWVSVGTDNLVSIFSMPAGTLALQVPERSSVMCCDVSPSNHLIVTGCRDHASVYQLTY is encoded by the exons ATG GCGCATCCTGAGGCCAACCTTCCAGCCCGGAACTATCAGGAAGCCCTGGATCGGCTCAAGCAGCATTTCCCCAG GTTCCCCACTCACTTGGCGACGCAGGTGGACCTCGCTTACGGCttg GTCCTGAAAATCCAGCAGGGGATCCAGGAGCATCTCAAGCAG GCAGAAAACTTCCTACAGATGATGGAGACCTGCAGCCAATCCCTAGGCTTCCAGCTCGGAGAG AACCAGGGGAGCCAGCCCTCCCTCAGTGAGCAACCCAGCCAGGACCCCCAGCACCCAGGGGCCACGCCCCCACAGACCTCCAGTTTCCAGGATCTAGACTTCGAAGACGTCCTGGTCATGAGGTCATCTGACTGGTTCCAGCGATCCCCCAGAGTGAACAGTGACACAGTCCGCCAGCGAGACACGCAGCCGTGCTGGGACTTGGAGCCCCAGTTTTCACAGGATATTCTGACGGAGCAGCTCTGGGAGATTTTTGCTGGGACCCAGGACCAGGGAGAGCACCCAAGACACAGGA TTTTCCTCCCACCCACGccctctcccagctcctctgAGGGCTCCCGAGAGGGAAGCCCAAGCCTGGGTGCTGTAGGACAGGAGATGCTCTCCCACATGGCCCAG GAGCTTGCCAGGAAGACCTATCAATTTCTGAAGCCCAT ATGCTGGGACCTTGAGGACTTTGAAAACACATGGAATAGGCCTGATGCCTTGCCTTGGCAGTCCAGGAAGCTGGCGGTTCCACACAGAGTGGAGAAGATGCGGAGACTAGAACATGGGGAGCCCGTGCTGGCCACGGCTATCAGCAGCTTCACCCGGCACGCCTTCACCTGCAGCAGGGGTGGCGTCAAggtgtggagcctggtgggccaggtGATGAAGGCCAGGTTTCCAGAGAGCTTCTTGAGAGTAGAG ACACCAGGGGCCTACCTGCGCACCTGCCTGCTGTTCTCAAACAGCACAACCCTGCTCACGGGCGGCCACAACCTGGCTGGTGTGAGCCTGTGGGACCTGACGGCGCCTTCCCTGCGCGTGAGAGCCGAACTGCCCTGCGCGGGCCTCACCTGCCAGGCCCTGGCTGCCAGCCCCGAGGACAGCCTGGCTTTTGCTGGCTTCACCAATGGCAGCGTCAGGATCTGGGACCTGCGGGACTGGAGTGTGGTCAG GGACCTGCCTGGACATCCGAACGGTGCCAAGAGCATTGCTGTTAAAGACCAGCACGTCTGGACGGGGGGTCTGGATGCCTGCCTGCGGTGCTGGGATCTGAGGGCCACTGGGGAGCCCCAAGAATACCAGTTTGAATCTCAG ATAATGAGCCTGTCCCCCAGCCCCCATGAGGACTGGGTGCTGGTGGGCACGGCCAATGGCCAGCAGTGGCTGCAGCCCAGCCTCGGGGGCCAGAAGCGCATGGTGGGGTGTAAGGACGGCACCATCCTTGAACTCAAGTTCTCCCCTGTGG GCCAGTGGTGGGTGAGTGTGGGGACAGACAACCTGGTCAGCATCTTCAGCATGCCCGCGGGGACCCTGGCGCTCCAG GTGCCCGAGAGATCCTCTGTCATGTGCTGTGACGTGTCCCCCAGCAACCACCTGATCGTCACAGGGTGCAGGGACCACGCCTCTGTGTACCAGCTCACATACTGA